In Clostridia bacterium, the genomic window TTACTCTTAAGGATATTGCCTTAAAATGTGGTGTTTCGGTAGGTGCGGTGAGTAAGGCACTCAACGACAGTCCTGATATAGGTGTCGAAACCAAACAATATATACGAGAAATGGCTAGAAAGCTTGGTTATCGTCCAAATTTTTATGCCAGAACACTCAAGACTAATCATTCTTATAATATAGGAATATTATTTGATGATGCTACTAACAATGGTTTTGGTCATGCGTTTTTCTCTAAGATATTGAGTGCTTTTAGAGGCGAAATGGAGAGTAATGACTATGACCTCACATTTATAGCAAGAAACTCAAGAGCAGGTGAGTCATATATAGAACACGCGCGTCATCGTAGATTGGAGGGGGTCATGGTGGCGTGCGTGGATTATAATGATGATGGAATAATCGAATTGTTGGAATCAGAAATTCCTTCAGTTGCTATTGATTATATTAGCGATAAGTTTTCATGTGTGTATTCTGATAACTATAATGGGCTTATGAGTCTTACTTCATATTGCTTTGAAATGGGACATAAAAAAGTAGCTTTTATACACGGACAGCATACTTGCGTAACTGATGAAAGAATAAAGGGATATAAAGACGCTTTTAAAAAATATAATATACCTTTTCGTGAAGAGTATTTGGTTGAAGGCGAGTACTACTCTATAGATACAACTTATAATAAAATGAAACAGCTTATTAAGTTGCCTGATCCGCCTTCATGTGTGATTATTTCTGACGACTATTGTATGTTTGGGGCGCAGAAAGCAGCTTATGAAATGGGCTTGTCTATTCCTTGGCATATATCGATAGCGGGATACGATGATATCAAAATTGCTCCATATTTTACACCTCCGCTTACAACTGTTAGACAGGATGCTTTCTTGATTGGTAAAACTGCCGCTGAAATTCTTTTGTACGATATAGCCAATAAGTCAAAATCAAACCACAATATTGAAATTCCTACTCAATTAATTCAACGCGGTTCAATTAGAAAACTTTAAAAATTTTTTATTAATTTTCTTATTATTTTTTAATAGAGGATAATTTTATGCTTAATAAAAAAATATTTAAAGCATTATTTTGTTTTATATTAATTTTTAGTTTGATTTTTGTTAACGCATGCAGTTCTATAACTAGTAAAGAAGTTCCTCAATCAGGAGTAAGCCTTAACGGCAGATTAAAGGTAATAAAGGATGAAAATGGTATAATGCGGCTAGCAAATCAAAAAGGAGCCTTTATATCTTTAAGAGGAATGAGTACATACAACTTTAACCGAGTAGTTGTAGGGGAAGATACTCAAAACTTACTCAATAACAATGCATTTTCAGCCATGAGAAAAGACTGGAAATGCAATGTTATAAGGTTGGCTGTTTATGTACCGAGCGAAGATAATGGTTACAACGGCATGAAAGAAACGACTATAAATAATATAGATAAAGCGATAAAATTGGCAACTGACAATGATATGTATGTGATAGTGGATTGGCATGTGCTTACTCCTGGAGATCCGACCGATAAAACTTATCAATATGCTGAAGAGTTTTTTACAACGGTGGCTAAAAAGCATGGCAAGAAAAAGAATGTTATGTTTGAAATAATGAATGAACCCAATAGTTATGATATCGATGATGAAACTTTTTGGGAACATATAAAGCCCTATGCTCAAAAAATGGTTGATTTGATTAGAAAATATTCAAAAAATATAATTATTATTGGAAATCCTTGTTGGTCTCAAAGGCCTGATCTTTGCGCTAAAAGTCCAATACAAGGCGATAACTTGATGTATTCAGTACATTTTTATGCTGGCAGTCATGGTGAAGAGTTGCGAAATAATATTCTTTCAGCCTTAAATGGCGGTGTTGCGGTATTTTGCACTGAATGGGGAGTAACTAATAATACGGGTAATGGACCTGTTTATCTTACTCCTGAGGATGGTGGAGTATCTGATGCTGAAACATGGCTAGATTTTTTGGATGAACATAAAATAAGCTGGTGTAACTGGTCTATGGCTGCAAAAAGAGAAAGTTCAGCTGCATTATTAAGAACCACTACACTTAATCCAAAATCAGGCGTTTGGCAAGAAAGTGAGCTATCTGAAAGCGGAAAATTTGTTAGAGCACGCCTAAGAAGTTATGTTGATGATAATACTAATAAATGATAATTGATTTGATTTTTAAAGTTAATTCCAAAAATTAACATTAGAAAATTAATTTTTAATATTTACAACAATTAAAAATTGATTTATAATTAGTAAACTTTAAATACAGAATTCAATAATCTAGAAGATTAAAGTCTTTTAGATTATTTTTAAATAATGTATAAAATTGTATAAATATAAAATACAAGCATAATTATTAATTATAGTGAAAACCTTACTATAAGTAATGATTATAGCATATACAAGAAATAATAATTACATTTATATCATTTTATAATATTACATTATTGATTTTAATTATATATCGTGGTATTATAAGGTATAAAAAAAAGCTTTAGTCTTCTAAAGTAATAGATGATTATAATTCCAATGGTATAAGCATATAGCTTAGACATATATTAAACTAAGTTAAAATTTTTAGGAGGTTTTTTTAATGAAAAGAGTATCAAAAGTTATAAGTGTTCTTTTGATGGCTTCGTTATTGCTTGGTGTTGCTGCATGTAAAGACAATAAAGCCAAAACAAAAAGCTATACTTATAATACTTATTTGAGTGCTTCGCCGAGCACCTGGAACAATCATGTTTGGCAAACTAACGCCGATTCTTTTATTTTTTCATATACAGAAATTGGCTTTTATGATATTGTTCTAAATGAAGCAAAAACTGGCTATAAATTCCAAGATGAAATGGCAGTAGGTGATCCCAAAGATGTTACTGCTCAATATGCAGGAAACACCAAATACGGTGTGCCTAGTGATGCAACTGAAGGATATGCATGGGAATTGACACTTAATCCTAATGCAAAATGGGCTAACGGTGATCCCATTACTGCTCATGATTATGTTTATTCTTTGCAACAAGCAATTAACCCTAAAATGCAAAATTATCGTGCAAATAGTTATACTCAGGGCGATGGTGCTATAGCTAATGCAATTAATTATTTCAAATCTGAATCACCTATTTATATAGATGTCGCTAAAAATGTTGATGGTGACACAGAATATACAGATATAACTGGTAAATCTTTGTATTTTTCATTACTTAGAACAACATATTTCTTTGGTAGAGCAGCAAAAGATTACTATGATGCAGGATATGTTACTTATTTTGTTGATGATAATGGAACTCCTGATGATGATAGCGATGATGTTGACTTGTATTTAAAATGGGAAGATAAACACAATCCATATGGCTGGGTAGAAATCACTGAAGAAAACAAGGAAGAAGTTTTAAGCGACTTGTTGACACTTGCCTCAAATTTTGGAGATGATAATCCTGAGGCTTGGAAAGAATTCTGTGCATACTTTGATGGCTATAGCGATTCTTATGACTTTGACAATGTCGGTATTATTGGTGATGATTCAAAAGATCCTTACAAATTAACCTTAATAATGGCCACACCTATTTCTTTGTGGAATTTCAAAGTTCAAATGACTTCTTTATGGTTGGTTTATGAACCTTTATATGAAGCTGGAAAAGAAACTCAAGGTGATTTGACTGTAACCAATTACGGTACTTCTGTAGATACCTATATGTCTTATGGCCCCTATAA contains:
- a CDS encoding LacI family DNA-binding transcriptional regulator, whose product is TLKDIALKCGVSVGAVSKALNDSPDIGVETKQYIREMARKLGYRPNFYARTLKTNHSYNIGILFDDATNNGFGHAFFSKILSAFRGEMESNDYDLTFIARNSRAGESYIEHARHRRLEGVMVACVDYNDDGIIELLESEIPSVAIDYISDKFSCVYSDNYNGLMSLTSYCFEMGHKKVAFIHGQHTCVTDERIKGYKDAFKKYNIPFREEYLVEGEYYSIDTTYNKMKQLIKLPDPPSCVIISDDYCMFGAQKAAYEMGLSIPWHISIAGYDDIKIAPYFTPPLTTVRQDAFLIGKTAAEILLYDIANKSKSNHNIEIPTQLIQRGSIRKL
- a CDS encoding glycoside hydrolase family 5 protein, producing MIFVNACSSITSKEVPQSGVSLNGRLKVIKDENGIMRLANQKGAFISLRGMSTYNFNRVVVGEDTQNLLNNNAFSAMRKDWKCNVIRLAVYVPSEDNGYNGMKETTINNIDKAIKLATDNDMYVIVDWHVLTPGDPTDKTYQYAEEFFTTVAKKHGKKKNVMFEIMNEPNSYDIDDETFWEHIKPYAQKMVDLIRKYSKNIIIIGNPCWSQRPDLCAKSPIQGDNLMYSVHFYAGSHGEELRNNILSALNGGVAVFCTEWGVTNNTGNGPVYLTPEDGGVSDAETWLDFLDEHKISWCNWSMAAKRESSAALLRTTTLNPKSGVWQESELSESGKFVRARLRSYVDDNTNK